From the genome of Blautia hydrogenotrophica DSM 10507:
AGAGTATATCATAGAGAGCGGACTTCAATGTATCTATCCTTGTGGGACGACGGGAGAGATGTGTCTGTTAAGTGAAGACGAGAGAAAGCTTGTGGTGGAGACTGTGGTGAGGCAAGTTAACCACAGAATTCCGGTATTTGCCCAGGTGGGAGCCATGACGGAGAAAGAGACTGTGGAGCTGGCCAGACATGCGGTGAAGACGGGCTGTGATGGGATTGGAGTGGTGACTCCTATTTATTTTCAGATTTCAGACAGGGGACTGGTGGATTTCTATGTACGGGTGGCGCAGAGCGTCCCCAGCGATTTTCCCGTCTATCTCTATGGGATTCCTCAGAATGCAGTCAATGACATATCTTTTCAGGTCGCTCAGGAGGTTGCGGCCAGATGTCCGAATATTGTAGGAATGAAATACAGTTACCCAGATATGACCAGATTGCAGGAATTTATGCTGATTAATCAGGAGACTTTTTCTGTGCTCGTGGGACCGGACCATCTGTTTCAGGCAGTGGTGGCCGCGGGCGGAGACGGAGTCGTCTCAGGGAATGCGATGGTACTGGCGGAGCATTACCGGGAAATATGGAAGGCACTTCAGGCAGGGGAGTGGGATGTAGCCAGAAAAATACAGCGCAGGACGA
Proteins encoded in this window:
- a CDS encoding dihydrodipicolinate synthase family protein; amino-acid sequence: MKKLYGTVVPIVTPFDESGKIDVGSLKNLAEYIIESGLQCIYPCGTTGEMCLLSEDERKLVVETVVRQVNHRIPVFAQVGAMTEKETVELARHAVKTGCDGIGVVTPIYFQISDRGLVDFYVRVAQSVPSDFPVYLYGIPQNAVNDISFQVAQEVAARCPNIVGMKYSYPDMTRLQEFMLINQETFSVLVGPDHLFQAVVAAGGDGVVSGNAMVLAEHYREIWKALQAGEWDVARKIQRRTNVLNRILCEKNNISAYKVMLREKGILCFAAVRAPLENLSVEEERELIERMRELDYTRVIG